In a single window of the Desulfovibrio mangrovi genome:
- the polA gene encoding DNA polymerase I: MSVKERLGLTTEPLYLMDGSAFIFRAFYAMQSMQRSDGFPTNALFIVTRILLKFLKDEQPTYFGFILDGRGKNFRHETYPEYKANRSATPEPLVQQLDPIKQAVQTLGLHLEVSENCEADDCIASLAARYKKERPVIIIGADKDLKQCLDDNVFMWDPGAKQEKLTTLAEFREETGLEPAQWPDFQAIIGDSSDNIPGVPGIGPKTAEKIFADYPSLEAIRDNFDALAPTLQKKFADHLENMFTFRTLTTLSKDQCTSLTLDHFHIDPMDGDKAAAFLREYELRALLKEVAALAPVTAKVNTPASDLSASGKPAGGSMQLGLFDAPAPAQSTATAGAAPATAAHGSHSLKLADTTDATALPDCSGKRIALVPIGEMLKKPECTMPSLLDMTSNETRQEACIVNVLVEGSDREYRYSGSLTSLAGYASRAEKVIAPDVKALLAIKSGWRTVDSSRWFDLGLAAYLLDPEDRDYSWRRLSARADEFEIAQENPALLAFALADDFMRRLQGADLVTLMNEMELPLIRVLADMEEIGIHIDGTAFTAFLTEVQRELDRLTKTIYEAAGGQFNIRSAQQLGDLLFNKLGLKPKGKTKGGQVSTSQAVLEKLAGEHEVIDLILEYRTLEKLRSTYLEPMPRLADAQGRIHTTFNQLATATGRLSSSNPNLQNIPVRGQFGPRMRACFTARKGCKLVSADYSQIELRVLAHCSQDPTLLEAFRNDQDIHSSTASVLFDAPTAEVTPDQRRNAKTINFGLVYGMGPQKLAQELKISLNEAKEFIERYFAKLQQLKAFYEQVEADAKEHGYVTTLTGRRRNVPEIQSGNNQMQSQARRQAINTVIQGSAADIIKIAMLRTAQDAELKALKARLVLQVHDELLLEVPTENAEAAAKRLADIMSGVHPGGKALDVPLKVDYGIGDGWHEAH, encoded by the coding sequence ATGTCTGTAAAAGAACGCCTCGGCCTTACCACGGAACCGCTCTACCTGATGGACGGCTCCGCATTCATATTCCGCGCCTTCTACGCCATGCAGTCCATGCAGCGCTCCGACGGTTTTCCCACCAATGCGCTGTTCATCGTCACCCGCATCCTACTGAAATTCCTCAAGGACGAGCAGCCCACCTACTTCGGGTTCATCCTCGACGGCAGGGGGAAGAACTTCCGCCACGAAACCTATCCCGAATACAAGGCCAACCGTTCCGCCACGCCGGAACCGCTTGTGCAGCAGCTTGATCCCATCAAGCAGGCGGTACAGACCCTCGGCCTGCATCTGGAAGTTTCCGAGAACTGCGAAGCGGACGACTGCATCGCCTCCCTTGCCGCCCGTTACAAGAAGGAACGCCCCGTCATCATCATCGGCGCGGACAAGGACCTGAAGCAATGTCTGGACGACAACGTATTCATGTGGGACCCCGGCGCAAAGCAGGAAAAGCTCACCACCCTCGCCGAATTCCGCGAGGAAACCGGCCTTGAGCCAGCGCAGTGGCCTGATTTTCAGGCCATCATCGGCGACTCGTCGGACAACATTCCCGGCGTGCCTGGCATCGGCCCCAAAACTGCCGAAAAGATTTTTGCGGACTACCCCTCGCTGGAGGCCATCCGCGACAACTTCGATGCGCTCGCGCCCACGTTGCAGAAGAAGTTCGCCGACCATCTGGAGAACATGTTCACCTTCCGCACGCTCACCACGCTCTCCAAGGACCAGTGCACCAGTCTGACACTGGACCATTTCCATATCGATCCCATGGACGGCGACAAGGCTGCCGCCTTCCTGCGTGAATACGAACTGCGCGCCCTGCTCAAGGAAGTGGCCGCGCTGGCCCCCGTTACCGCCAAGGTGAACACGCCCGCCTCCGACCTGTCCGCGTCCGGCAAGCCCGCAGGCGGCAGCATGCAGCTTGGCCTGTTCGATGCCCCCGCGCCCGCACAGTCAACCGCTACAGCCGGTGCCGCACCCGCTACTGCCGCACACGGTTCGCACAGCCTGAAACTGGCAGACACCACAGATGCTACCGCGCTGCCGGACTGCTCCGGCAAACGCATCGCGCTGGTACCCATCGGCGAAATGCTCAAGAAGCCCGAATGCACCATGCCCTCGCTGCTGGACATGACCAGCAACGAGACCAGACAGGAAGCATGCATCGTCAACGTGCTTGTGGAAGGCAGCGACAGGGAATACCGCTATTCCGGCTCGCTCACCTCGCTGGCAGGCTACGCAAGCAGGGCGGAAAAGGTCATCGCACCGGACGTGAAAGCCCTGCTCGCCATCAAAAGCGGGTGGCGCACCGTGGATTCCTCCCGTTGGTTCGACCTCGGCCTTGCCGCCTATCTGCTTGATCCCGAAGACCGCGACTATTCCTGGCGCAGGCTTTCCGCACGGGCCGACGAATTCGAAATTGCACAGGAGAATCCCGCCCTGCTCGCCTTCGCCCTTGCGGACGACTTCATGCGCCGCCTGCAGGGTGCCGACCTCGTCACGCTCATGAACGAGATGGAACTGCCGCTCATCCGCGTGCTGGCAGACATGGAAGAAATCGGCATCCACATTGACGGCACCGCCTTCACCGCGTTTCTCACGGAAGTGCAGCGCGAGCTGGACCGCCTGACCAAGACAATCTACGAAGCTGCCGGCGGGCAGTTCAACATCCGCTCCGCGCAGCAGCTGGGCGACCTGCTCTTCAACAAGCTGGGGCTCAAGCCCAAGGGCAAGACCAAGGGCGGGCAGGTTTCCACCTCGCAGGCCGTGCTGGAAAAGCTGGCAGGCGAACACGAGGTCATCGACCTGATTCTGGAATACCGCACGCTGGAAAAGCTGCGCTCCACCTATCTGGAACCCATGCCGCGCCTTGCGGATGCGCAGGGCCGCATCCACACCACCTTCAATCAGCTGGCCACGGCGACCGGACGCCTTTCCTCCAGCAACCCGAACCTGCAGAACATTCCCGTGCGCGGCCAGTTCGGCCCGCGCATGCGCGCATGCTTCACCGCACGCAAGGGCTGCAAGCTCGTCTCCGCAGACTACTCGCAGATTGAACTGCGTGTGCTGGCCCACTGCTCACAGGACCCCACCCTGCTCGAAGCCTTCCGCAACGATCAGGACATCCACAGCAGCACCGCCTCCGTGCTCTTCGACGCCCCCACGGCCGAGGTTACGCCCGACCAGCGCCGTAACGCCAAGACCATCAACTTCGGTCTCGTGTACGGCATGGGTCCGCAGAAGCTGGCGCAGGAACTCAAGATCTCCCTTAACGAGGCCAAGGAATTCATCGAACGCTATTTCGCCAAACTGCAACAGCTCAAGGCCTTCTATGAGCAGGTGGAAGCGGATGCCAAGGAACATGGCTACGTCACCACGCTCACAGGTCGCCGCCGCAACGTGCCGGAAATTCAGTCCGGCAACAACCAGATGCAGTCGCAGGCACGGCGTCAGGCCATCAATACCGTCATTCAGGGCAGCGCGGCGGACATCATCAAGATCGCCATGCTGCGGACCGCACAGGATGCGGAACTGAAGGCGCTCAAAGCACGGCTCGTACTGCAGGTACACGACGAACTGCTTCTGGAAGTGCCCACAGAAAACGCCGAAGCCGCCGCCAAGCGCCTCGCCGACATCATGTCCGGCGTGCACCCCGGCGGAAAGGCGCTGGACGTGCCGCTCAAGGTGGATTACGGCATCGGCGACGGCTGGCACGAAGCGCATTAA